Proteins encoded together in one Micromonospora kangleipakensis window:
- the infB gene encoding translation initiation factor IF-2 — protein MAGKARVHELAKELGVESKTVLAKLKEMGEFVKSASSTVEAPVARRLRGAFVASAGGTSAPAAPAAAASAPAATPTPSPTPGAPRVSAKPMPPRRPAAPTPGPKPKGPVPSPPQPATPVAKPASAHDIEVAAAEARAAALKAEQEAAVKAAQAARQQQRENVRREPPAEGGPRPGPAPRPGPNAVPPRPGTPAAGRPGGPTPGPGARPGGRPPARGAGNNPFGIQGGQQQRPPAAGGPRPSPAGMPPRPSPASMPPRPSPASMPTQRPTTGRPGGPGGGRGGPGGGAGRPGGAGAGGGFRGGPGGGGGGGGFRGGPGGGGGGGGYRGGPGGAGGGAPGGGFRPGAPAGGGGRPGGGGRGRGGGAAGAFGRPGGRPTRGRKSKKQRRQEFDNLSAPTMSSGAPRGQGQVVRLSRGASLSDFADKINANPGSLVQEMFNLGEMVTATQSCSDETLLLLGEHLGFDVQIVSPEDEDRELLAQFNIDLDAVVAEERLVSRAPVVTVMGHVDHGKTKLLDAIRKANVVAGEAGGITQHIGAYQVHVPHEGEDRAVTFIDTPGHEAFTAMRARGAQVTDIVVLVVAADDGVMPQTIEALNHAKAADVPIVVAVNKVDKPEANPDKVRQQLTEYGLVAEEYGGETMFVNVAAKPGIGIDELLEAVLLTADASLELTAPIDGPAQGVAIEAHLDKGRGAVATVLVQKGTLRAGDSIVAGGAHGRVRAMLDENGNQVAEAGPARPVLVLGLTAVPGAGDTFLAAEDDRTVRQIAEQRQARRRAASFANSRGRATLETLMEQLKEGEKTSLNLVLKGDVSGSVEALEDALFNLDIPEEVQLRIIHRGVGAITESDVMLASASSEAVTIIGFNVRAANKVREIADREGVEIRYYTVIYQAIEEIDAALKGLLKPEYEEVELGSAEIRDVFRSSKVGNISGCIVRSGVIRRNAKARLLRDGAVVADNLTVSSLKRFKDDATEVREGFECGLTLAGFNNVQAGDIIETFEMREKPRA, from the coding sequence GTGGCAGGTAAGGCCCGCGTACACGAGCTGGCAAAAGAGCTCGGGGTCGAAAGCAAGACCGTTCTCGCCAAGCTGAAGGAAATGGGCGAGTTCGTCAAGTCCGCGTCCAGCACCGTCGAGGCGCCCGTCGCCCGACGGCTGCGTGGCGCATTCGTCGCGTCCGCCGGTGGCACTTCGGCGCCGGCCGCCCCCGCGGCGGCCGCGTCCGCTCCGGCGGCGACCCCGACGCCGTCCCCGACCCCGGGTGCCCCCCGGGTCTCGGCCAAGCCGATGCCGCCCCGGCGGCCGGCCGCGCCGACCCCTGGACCGAAGCCCAAGGGCCCGGTCCCCAGCCCGCCGCAGCCGGCGACCCCGGTCGCCAAGCCGGCGAGCGCGCACGACATCGAGGTGGCGGCCGCCGAGGCGCGCGCCGCTGCCCTCAAGGCTGAGCAGGAGGCCGCGGTCAAGGCCGCGCAGGCCGCCCGCCAGCAGCAGCGGGAGAACGTCCGCCGGGAGCCTCCGGCCGAGGGCGGTCCCCGTCCGGGTCCGGCTCCGCGTCCGGGTCCGAACGCGGTGCCGCCGCGTCCGGGTACCCCGGCCGCCGGTCGTCCCGGTGGCCCGACCCCGGGCCCGGGTGCCCGGCCGGGCGGTCGTCCGCCGGCGCGCGGCGCCGGTAACAACCCGTTCGGTATTCAGGGTGGCCAGCAGCAGCGGCCCCCGGCTGCCGGCGGTCCCCGGCCGAGCCCGGCCGGCATGCCGCCGCGGCCCAGCCCGGCGTCCATGCCGCCGCGGCCCAGCCCGGCGTCCATGCCGACCCAGCGGCCCACCACGGGTCGCCCCGGCGGCCCCGGTGGCGGTCGTGGCGGCCCCGGTGGCGGCGCAGGTCGTCCCGGTGGCGCCGGCGCCGGCGGTGGCTTCCGTGGCGGTCCCGGTGGCGGCGGCGGTGGCGGTGGCTTCCGTGGCGGTCCCGGTGGCGGCGGCGGTGGCGGTGGCTACCGCGGTGGCCCCGGTGGTGCCGGCGGCGGTGCTCCCGGCGGCGGTTTCCGTCCGGGTGCCCCGGCTGGTGGCGGCGGTCGCCCTGGTGGCGGCGGTCGTGGTCGTGGCGGTGGCGCCGCGGGTGCCTTCGGGCGTCCGGGTGGTCGGCCGACCCGTGGTCGCAAGTCCAAGAAGCAGCGCAGACAGGAGTTCGACAACCTGTCGGCTCCGACCATGAGCTCGGGTGCTCCCCGGGGTCAGGGTCAGGTCGTCAGGCTCTCCCGTGGCGCCTCGCTGTCGGACTTCGCCGACAAGATCAACGCCAACCCGGGTTCGCTGGTCCAGGAGATGTTCAACCTGGGCGAGATGGTCACCGCGACCCAGTCCTGCTCTGACGAGACCCTGCTGCTGCTGGGTGAGCACCTCGGTTTCGACGTGCAGATCGTCAGCCCGGAGGACGAGGACCGCGAGCTGCTCGCGCAGTTCAACATCGACCTCGACGCCGTGGTCGCCGAGGAGCGCCTGGTCAGCCGTGCGCCGGTCGTGACCGTCATGGGTCACGTCGACCACGGTAAGACCAAGCTGCTCGACGCGATCCGCAAGGCGAACGTCGTGGCCGGCGAGGCGGGTGGCATCACCCAGCACATCGGCGCGTACCAGGTCCACGTCCCGCACGAGGGCGAGGACCGCGCGGTGACCTTCATCGACACCCCGGGTCACGAGGCGTTCACCGCCATGCGTGCCCGTGGTGCCCAGGTGACGGACATCGTGGTGCTGGTGGTGGCGGCCGACGACGGCGTGATGCCGCAGACCATCGAGGCGCTCAACCACGCCAAGGCGGCGGACGTGCCGATCGTGGTCGCGGTCAACAAGGTCGACAAGCCGGAGGCCAACCCGGACAAGGTCCGCCAGCAGCTGACCGAGTACGGGCTGGTCGCCGAGGAGTACGGCGGCGAGACCATGTTCGTCAACGTGGCGGCGAAGCCGGGCATCGGCATCGACGAGCTGCTCGAGGCGGTCCTGCTGACCGCCGACGCGTCGCTGGAGCTGACCGCTCCGATCGACGGGCCGGCGCAGGGTGTGGCGATCGAGGCGCACCTGGACAAGGGCCGCGGTGCGGTGGCGACGGTGCTGGTGCAGAAGGGCACCCTGCGGGCCGGCGACTCGATCGTCGCCGGTGGGGCGCACGGCCGGGTTCGGGCGATGCTCGACGAGAACGGCAACCAGGTCGCCGAGGCGGGTCCCGCCCGTCCGGTCCTGGTGCTCGGTCTGACCGCGGTGCCGGGTGCGGGTGACACCTTCCTGGCGGCCGAGGACGACCGGACGGTGCGCCAGATCGCCGAGCAGCGGCAGGCGCGGCGGCGGGCGGCTTCATTCGCCAACTCCCGTGGCCGGGCGACTCTCGAGACGCTCATGGAGCAGCTCAAGGAGGGCGAGAAGACCTCGCTCAACCTGGTGCTCAAGGGCGACGTCTCCGGTTCCGTGGAGGCGCTCGAGGACGCGCTGTTCAACCTCGACATCCCGGAGGAGGTCCAGCTCAGGATCATCCACCGGGGCGTGGGTGCGATCACCGAGAGCGACGTCATGCTCGCGAGCGCCTCGTCCGAGGCGGTCACGATCATCGGCTTCAACGTGCGGGCCGCCAACAAGGTTCGCGAGATCGCCGACCGCGAGGGCGTGGAGATCCGGTACTACACCGTGATCTACCAGGCCATCGAGGAGATCGACGCCGCGCTCAAGGGGCTGCTCAAGCCGGAGTACGAGGAGGTCGAGCTGGGCTCCGCGGAGATCCGCGACGTCTTCCGCTCGTCCAAGGTCGGCAACATCTCCGGCTGTATCGTCCGGTCCGGCGTCATCCGCCGCAACGCCAAGGCGCGGTTGCTGCGGGACGGGGCGGTCGTGGCGGACAACCTCACGGTCAGTTCGCTCAAGCGGTTCAAGGACGACGCGACGGAGGTCCGCGAGGGCTTCGAGTGTGGTCTGACCCTGGCCGGTTTCAACAACGTCCAGGCAGGCGACATCATCGAGACCTTCGAGATGCGGGAGAAGCCGCGCGCCTGA
- a CDS encoding DUF503 domain-containing protein, which yields MFTGTAIFDLLLPGDSRSLKAKRSYVRPIVAALRRFEVSAAEVGALDLHGRAQIGVAVVAAEAAHVREVLDSCERLVAERPEAELLSVRRRLYGEED from the coding sequence ATGTTCACCGGAACCGCGATCTTCGACCTGCTGCTGCCGGGCGACTCCCGGTCGCTCAAGGCGAAAAGATCATATGTACGGCCGATCGTGGCGGCGCTGCGCCGCTTCGAGGTGTCGGCCGCCGAGGTGGGGGCGCTCGACCTGCACGGTCGGGCCCAGATCGGGGTGGCCGTGGTGGCCGCCGAGGCGGCACACGTCCGCGAGGTGCTCGACTCGTGCGAGCGCCTGGTGGCCGAGCGCCCCGAGGCCGAGCTGCTGTCGGTGCGCCGCCGGCTGTACGGCGAGGAGGACTGA
- the rbfA gene encoding 30S ribosome-binding factor RbfA: MTDPAKVRRHAERIRELVASVVRSQIKDPRLGMITITDARITADLRDATVFYTVLGDAAAQSSTAAALESAKGMLRSTVGKALGLRHSPTLTFVLDDVQDQVKHIDDLLAAARNADAEVQRLAASAKYAGEAQPYRLEDEVEDAAAETGVAGTEGEPRGGDRP, translated from the coding sequence ATGACGGATCCGGCCAAGGTACGCCGGCACGCGGAGCGCATCCGTGAACTGGTCGCGTCGGTGGTGCGGAGCCAGATCAAGGACCCCCGGCTCGGGATGATCACCATCACCGACGCCCGGATCACCGCCGACCTGCGCGACGCCACGGTGTTCTACACGGTGCTCGGCGACGCGGCGGCCCAGTCCAGCACCGCCGCCGCGCTGGAGAGCGCCAAGGGCATGCTGCGCAGCACCGTGGGCAAGGCCCTCGGGCTGCGGCACTCGCCGACCCTGACCTTCGTCCTAGACGACGTGCAGGACCAGGTCAAGCACATCGACGACCTGCTCGCCGCGGCCCGCAACGCCGACGCCGAGGTGCAGCGGCTGGCCGCGAGCGCGAAGTACGCCGGCGAGGCCCAGCCGTACCGCCTCGAGGACGAGGTCGAGGACGCCGCCGCCGAGACCGGGGTTGCCGGGACCGAGGGCGAGCCGCGCGGCGGCGACCGCCCGTGA